Proteins co-encoded in one Coleofasciculus chthonoplastes PCC 7420 genomic window:
- a CDS encoding S1 family peptidase: MTFLQDISGICKPITGESEMYREALISIVCVGGLFVALSTTVLNDQGANSGEFVEASFTQLSVKQLHTLAESITVKVLSGGFLGSGILIDQQGSVYTVLTNAHILRSAEPPYQIQTPDGQIYQADVPQNVSFPGHDLALLQFQSPDGRYPVASLGTSPRVGGEVFAAGFPFVDDLSQVPVIRDKQGGFVLQVGQVSLILDKALEGGYRIGYTNPVEKGMSGGPLLNNRGQVVGINGMHAEPLWGDPYIYMDGSIPEPDLREQMSHYSWGIPIDAFVQFAPPAFIPRSRNNLPSHNRGKNSDHQPDSLPYFLGIFPNLSPNLSPARREALNFPDKLSCI, encoded by the coding sequence ATGACCTTCCTCCAGGACATATCTGGGATTTGTAAGCCCATTACAGGTGAATCCGAGATGTACCGAGAAGCACTGATATCAATTGTTTGTGTGGGTGGCTTATTTGTGGCGCTATCCACAACAGTGCTAAATGACCAAGGTGCTAATTCCGGTGAGTTTGTGGAAGCGTCATTCACTCAACTTTCTGTCAAGCAACTCCATACATTAGCTGAGTCAATCACGGTGAAAGTGTTATCCGGGGGGTTTTTGGGGTCAGGGATTTTAATTGACCAACAGGGTTCAGTTTATACCGTGCTGACAAATGCCCATATCCTTCGGTCAGCCGAACCTCCCTATCAGATTCAAACCCCAGATGGTCAGATTTATCAAGCCGATGTGCCGCAAAATGTGTCGTTTCCGGGTCATGATTTGGCACTGTTGCAGTTTCAGAGTCCTGATGGGCGCTATCCCGTGGCGTCTCTGGGAACTTCACCACGGGTAGGGGGTGAGGTATTTGCGGCGGGATTTCCCTTTGTCGATGATTTGTCTCAAGTTCCTGTTATTCGGGATAAACAGGGCGGATTTGTCTTACAAGTTGGTCAGGTTTCTCTGATTCTGGACAAAGCACTAGAAGGAGGCTATCGGATTGGGTACACGAATCCAGTTGAAAAAGGGATGAGTGGGGGACCTTTGTTGAATAATCGAGGTCAGGTGGTGGGAATTAATGGGATGCACGCCGAACCTCTTTGGGGTGATCCTTATATCTATATGGATGGTTCAATCCCAGAACCGGATTTGCGGGAACAGATGAGTCATTATAGTTGGGGAATTCCCATTGATGCGTTTGTCCAGTTCGCGCCACCTGCTTTTATACCGCGCAGCAGAAATAACCTACCGAGTCACAATAGAGGAAAAAACAGCGACCATCAACCCGATAGTCTTCCTTACTTTTTAGGGATCTTTCCCAACCTCTCTCCAAACCTCTCTCCTGCAAGGAGAGAGGCTTTGAATTTCCCTGATAAGCTGTCATGCATTTAA
- a CDS encoding UPF0175 family protein, which translates to MTTETISFQISQDLLAALKVGSLELTQNLRLLAAITYFQEKKLSLGKAAELAGINRLEFMDVLAAKGIIIFDYDESVLKREIQGISQL; encoded by the coding sequence ATGACAACGGAGACAATTTCTTTTCAAATTTCTCAAGATTTGCTCGCCGCTTTAAAAGTGGGTTCGCTGGAGTTAACCCAAAATCTGCGCTTGTTAGCAGCAATCACCTATTTTCAGGAGAAAAAATTATCTTTGGGCAAAGCCGCAGAACTGGCAGGAATTAATCGTTTAGAATTTATGGATGTTTTAGCGGCAAAAGGTATTATAATTTTTGATTATGATGAATCCGTTTTAAAACGCGAAATTCAAGGAATAAGTCAGTTATAA
- a CDS encoding DUF3368 domain-containing protein, which translates to MIISNATPLIAFAKINQLSLLRQIVGELTIPDAVAKEISDYTHNKTGFIDLEQETWINRQAITAKEQLALLLPSLDRGEAEVITLALEEKAKLVLIDELTGRKVAESLNLNVFGSVGILIKAKQLGEIEEVKPFLDAMLKQGIYFSQRFIDAVIQLMGEA; encoded by the coding sequence GTGATTATTAGCAACGCCACACCTTTAATTGCTTTTGCCAAAATCAATCAGTTATCTTTATTGCGACAAATAGTTGGGGAGTTGACGATACCTGATGCTGTGGCTAAAGAAATATCAGATTATACTCACAACAAAACTGGATTTATTGACTTAGAACAAGAGACTTGGATTAATCGTCAGGCGATTACCGCTAAAGAACAACTCGCTTTACTACTGCCTAGCCTTGATCGAGGAGAAGCAGAAGTAATTACCTTGGCATTAGAAGAAAAGGCTAAACTTGTTTTAATTGATGAGTTAACGGGTAGAAAGGTAGCAGAGTCTCTCAATCTTAATGTTTTCGGTTCAGTTGGAATTTTGATTAAAGCGAAGCAATTAGGAGAGATTGAAGAAGTCAAACCATTTTTAGATGCCATGCTTAAGCAAGGAATATATTTTAGTCAGAGGTTTATTGATGCCGTAATACAGTTAATGGGAGAAGCTTGA
- a CDS encoding WD40 repeat domain-containing protein, translating to MEPWLKLLLQWAVPVFKTLVYLKTTNQFNGIPLNEKPTSEPKPLILPYQGVDEVPQGEKLVAMGQHFANKLPDVINAIAQTVDETDHLEQQRFQQQKALQQQLVAEHRQTLFKLAAYQRETTLQLPEVHKILDHWPLRLFPSQLLEPHRPNRPIPLRIFIAPPQVQFERFGEMNSEVPEIELGLAQRLREFLSQHYPLHSQVRPTEFLGGAWESKRFHSESSIKALFSLLKSEPTLILESEIDGDFLIFRLAYWGLGQDSYCYSTLCKFSYREFIYESTRARALKWKTTRDKLLALGKSIENINAKGGDNAINLAYLEESEELQQAGIDPGELIFPYKVNRRDWDNFCQFLSTCHCLVAGWVADIHHLVHSDVPPLLPELLPPLIAEVSDPNLVQVVMQTTLSIYQEVLQSLVSERPYWEPELSLKLAQSLTCLPDKSWATIQIKSSLKAWLQQRKQPHQEGLQAFEAMRLVLTQQDHHYCQMLQSCLAAVGDEQGANQVQELLEAIASRQQQQTLANLSLTSTFTGLSGKVSAIAIHPHGRTLLSCGGDSTIKIWDIISLNSTPIQQLNGHSGGVLTLTLSRDGQILASSDQSKNRSYIKVWNLHQGKLLWTLSGHRKQIHSLAISPDNHTLASGSHKIKLWNLNTGEPFRTLFGHKEWVYSLAISPDGQSLVSGSGDKTVKIWKLATGELLRTLSGHKASIRAVAISPDGQTIVSGSEDKTIKLWDFETGKLLTTLTDHTGAVYAIALSLDGDYLISGSEDKTIKIWHLHREELMQTLEDHTAPVYALAIGGDGLLASGSEDKTIKLWRPL from the coding sequence ATGGAGCCGTGGTTAAAATTACTTCTGCAATGGGCTGTCCCTGTTTTTAAGACCCTGGTCTATCTGAAAACGACCAATCAATTTAATGGTATACCCTTAAACGAGAAACCAACATCTGAACCCAAACCTCTTATCTTACCCTATCAGGGGGTCGATGAAGTCCCTCAAGGAGAAAAACTGGTGGCAATGGGGCAACATTTTGCCAATAAACTGCCAGATGTGATCAACGCGATCGCGCAAACCGTAGATGAAACGGATCACCTAGAACAGCAGCGCTTCCAGCAACAGAAAGCCCTTCAGCAGCAACTCGTCGCCGAACATCGCCAAACCCTATTCAAACTCGCCGCCTATCAACGGGAAACCACCCTCCAGTTACCGGAAGTCCATAAAATCCTCGATCATTGGCCCCTCCGCCTATTCCCCTCCCAACTCCTCGAACCCCATCGCCCCAATCGCCCGATTCCCCTGCGAATTTTTATTGCCCCTCCCCAGGTTCAGTTTGAACGGTTTGGGGAAATGAACTCAGAAGTGCCAGAAATTGAACTGGGTTTGGCGCAACGATTGCGAGAATTCTTAAGTCAACATTATCCCCTGCATTCTCAAGTGAGACCCACTGAATTTTTAGGCGGGGCGTGGGAGAGTAAGCGGTTTCATAGTGAATCGAGTATTAAGGCGCTGTTTAGTTTATTGAAGTCTGAACCTACCTTAATATTAGAATCAGAAATTGATGGCGATTTTCTGATTTTTCGCCTCGCTTATTGGGGATTGGGACAGGACAGTTATTGCTATTCAACCTTATGTAAGTTCTCCTATCGAGAGTTTATCTATGAATCAACAAGAGCCAGGGCGTTGAAATGGAAAACCACGCGAGATAAACTCCTGGCATTGGGAAAGAGTATTGAGAATATTAATGCCAAAGGTGGCGACAATGCGATTAATTTAGCCTACTTGGAAGAATCCGAAGAATTGCAACAAGCTGGGATTGATCCGGGGGAATTGATTTTTCCCTATAAAGTGAACCGCCGCGACTGGGACAACTTTTGCCAGTTTTTAAGTACCTGTCACTGTTTAGTGGCGGGCTGGGTGGCGGATATTCACCATCTGGTTCACTCGGATGTACCGCCGCTTTTGCCGGAATTATTACCACCATTAATTGCGGAAGTCTCTGATCCGAATTTAGTCCAAGTGGTGATGCAAACCACTCTTTCAATTTATCAAGAGGTGTTACAGTCACTGGTTAGTGAACGCCCTTACTGGGAACCGGAACTGAGTTTAAAATTGGCACAGAGTTTAACCTGTTTACCCGATAAATCCTGGGCAACAATACAGATTAAATCGTCTCTGAAAGCGTGGCTGCAACAACGGAAACAGCCGCATCAAGAAGGCTTACAGGCATTTGAAGCCATGCGATTGGTATTAACCCAACAGGATCACCACTATTGCCAGATGCTACAATCCTGTTTAGCCGCCGTGGGCGATGAACAAGGGGCAAATCAAGTTCAGGAGTTGCTAGAGGCGATCGCATCCCGTCAACAGCAGCAGACGTTGGCTAATCTAAGCTTAACCTCTACGTTCACGGGACTCAGTGGTAAAGTGAGTGCGATCGCGATTCATCCCCATGGACGTACCCTGTTAAGTTGTGGGGGTGACAGTACGATTAAGATTTGGGATATTATCAGCCTGAATTCGACACCTATTCAGCAATTAAATGGGCATTCTGGTGGAGTTTTAACCCTTACCCTTAGCCGGGATGGGCAGATTTTAGCCAGTAGCGATCAGTCAAAAAATCGCAGTTATATTAAAGTCTGGAATCTACATCAGGGTAAACTGCTGTGGACGCTTTCTGGACATCGCAAGCAAATTCATTCCCTAGCAATTAGTCCGGATAATCACACTCTGGCTAGTGGTTCCCACAAAATTAAATTATGGAACTTAAACACAGGAGAACCCTTCCGCACGCTATTTGGGCATAAAGAATGGGTGTATTCCCTAGCGATTAGTCCCGATGGTCAAAGTTTAGTGAGTGGGAGTGGAGATAAGACGGTTAAGATATGGAAATTGGCAACCGGAGAACTATTACGGACGCTGAGTGGACATAAAGCCAGTATCAGGGCGGTGGCGATTAGTCCTGATGGACAAACGATTGTCAGTGGAAGTGAAGATAAGACGATTAAGTTATGGGATTTTGAGACAGGGAAACTCCTGACTACATTAACCGATCATACAGGAGCCGTGTATGCGATCGCGCTGAGTCTCGATGGTGACTATCTCATCAGTGGAAGTGAGGACAAGACAATCAAGATTTGGCATCTGCATCGGGAAGAACTCATGCAAACCCTTGAGGATCATACCGCCCCAGTATACGCCCTTGCCATTGGTGGTGATGGACTCCTCGCCAGTGGGAGTGAGGATAAGACAATTAAATTGTGGCGTCCCTTGTAG
- a CDS encoding methyltransferase domain-containing protein, translated as MNFFFPLLGLLLGLFAIAILLYLVTGRRYQSSESVVNSYDQWTEDGILEFYWGEHIHLGHYGSPPQPKDFLAAKSDFVHEMVRWGGLDKLPPGTTVLDVGCGIGGSSRILARDYGFAVTGISISPQQIKRAQELTPKDLDATFLVDDAMAMSFPDANFDVVWSIEVGPHIPDKALFAKELMRVLKPGGILVVADWNQRDDRRKPLNFWERPVMRQLLDQWSHPAFSSIEGFAERLQETGLVEGSVATADWTEETLPSWLDTIWQGIVRPQGWLQFGLSGFIKSVREVPTILLMRLAFGSGLCRFGMFRAIRANSPANLTETVSTQAVATER; from the coding sequence ATGAATTTCTTTTTTCCGCTTCTGGGACTACTGCTAGGACTCTTCGCGATCGCGATCCTACTCTATCTGGTTACGGGTCGCCGCTATCAATCCTCTGAATCGGTGGTCAATTCTTACGACCAATGGACAGAAGATGGTATTTTAGAGTTTTATTGGGGCGAACATATCCACTTAGGGCATTATGGTTCACCGCCTCAACCCAAGGATTTTTTAGCCGCAAAATCAGATTTTGTGCATGAAATGGTGCGTTGGGGAGGACTCGATAAATTACCCCCAGGAACCACTGTTTTAGATGTCGGGTGTGGCATCGGCGGCAGCAGTCGTATTTTAGCACGGGATTACGGGTTTGCCGTAACCGGAATTAGCATCAGTCCTCAACAAATAAAACGCGCTCAAGAGTTAACGCCAAAGGACTTAGATGCGACATTTTTAGTCGATGATGCGATGGCAATGTCTTTCCCAGATGCCAATTTTGATGTGGTTTGGTCAATTGAAGTGGGTCCTCATATTCCCGATAAAGCTCTTTTTGCCAAAGAATTAATGCGGGTACTCAAGCCTGGTGGTATTCTGGTTGTTGCTGACTGGAATCAACGGGATGATCGCCGGAAACCACTTAATTTTTGGGAGCGTCCGGTGATGCGGCAACTTTTGGATCAGTGGTCTCATCCAGCGTTTTCTAGCATTGAAGGGTTTGCGGAACGGTTGCAGGAAACCGGACTGGTTGAGGGCAGTGTAGCAACGGCAGATTGGACAGAGGAAACGCTTCCATCTTGGCTTGATACTATCTGGCAAGGCATCGTTCGACCCCAGGGATGGCTACAGTTTGGTCTATCCGGTTTTATCAAGTCTGTGCGAGAAGTGCCGACAATTTTATTAATGCGGCTAGCCTTCGGTTCTGGGCTTTGTCGATTTGGTATGTTTCGCGCTATTCGAGCCAATTCTCCAGCCAATTTAACCGAAACCGTCTCGACTCAAGCTGTGGCGACAGAACGGTGA
- a CDS encoding CHASE2 domain-containing protein has translation MWQKLKQNISKWQGVLITAPTVAGLVIATAWTGSFQLLEWATLDQFFQQRPQEPVDPRILVITIDESDITQIGTWPIPDQVLAQLLRKINAQQPRAIGLDLYRDLPVEPGHQELVEVFQSTPNLIGVEKVVGETVAPSPTLKQLDQVAMADLVLDADGKVRRGLLSVQLDDESIHLGLGVKLALMYLDAEGITLQMTDEAKSHLQLGKAEFVPLAGNEGGYVNADVGGYQILLNYRGPRENFQTVSIADILENRIPPDLMRDRIILIGATGQSANDLFFTPYSQNTIGSRQQTPGVIIHANIASQIISGAMAGRPLIKAIDGRPLIPFIDRINQPSWLTIWVDPVEWLWIVVWSFIGAGGSWKLQQANQFADRIFPRWMVVGFGTFFMSSILVVGSYGAFLVNWWLPVVSPLVALIGSSMAIALYQTWELQRYNADLEILLETTTAHSDAIEEELHQQAEEAARESERRLAQFLEAVPVGVAVLDATGKTYYLNQRAQQLMGKGVVPDTFAEQFAEVYQFYIAGTEQLYPADLLPVVQALMGESATADDIEIHQGDQIIPIEAWGIPIFDEGGKVTFAIAAFQDITERKKAEIERKDFTAQLLQLNQAYERFVPENFLKLLDKKSIVDVKLGEAVQKEMSILFSDIRSFTTLSERMSLEDNFKFINAYLSRMEPAIVEHDGFIDKYIGDAIMALFNGSADDAVRAGIDMLNRLTDYNKTRQRPDRPPIQIGIGINTGSLMLGTVGGHNRMDGTVISDAVNLAARLEQLTKEYGVSLLISHHTFLQLNHPVEYAFRIIGQVQVKGKSEMVSVFEIFEADPPELRSVKLMTKPDFEKALFLYSKRLFKESAQIFQECLQINPVDQVAQIYLDACQKQGED, from the coding sequence ATGTGGCAAAAGCTCAAGCAGAATATTTCTAAATGGCAAGGGGTACTGATCACTGCCCCCACTGTCGCCGGATTGGTGATCGCTACGGCTTGGACGGGTTCGTTTCAGCTTCTCGAATGGGCAACACTCGACCAATTTTTTCAGCAGCGTCCCCAAGAACCAGTTGATCCCCGCATTCTGGTGATCACCATTGATGAGTCTGATATTACCCAGATCGGGACGTGGCCCATTCCTGATCAGGTCTTAGCACAGTTACTTAGAAAAATAAACGCCCAACAGCCGAGGGCGATTGGCTTGGATTTATATCGGGACTTGCCAGTTGAACCGGGTCATCAGGAATTAGTCGAGGTGTTTCAGTCTACACCAAATCTGATTGGTGTGGAAAAAGTTGTCGGAGAGACAGTCGCACCATCGCCAACCCTAAAACAACTGGATCAAGTGGCGATGGCTGATTTAGTCTTGGATGCGGATGGCAAAGTTCGTCGCGGATTGCTGTCTGTGCAATTAGACGATGAGTCCATCCACTTGGGATTAGGGGTAAAGCTGGCGTTAATGTATCTAGACGCCGAAGGGATTACCCTGCAAATGACGGATGAAGCTAAGAGTCATTTACAGTTGGGTAAGGCGGAATTTGTGCCATTGGCGGGAAATGAAGGTGGCTATGTTAATGCTGATGTGGGTGGCTATCAAATCCTCTTAAACTATCGCGGACCGAGAGAGAACTTCCAAACTGTATCCATTGCTGATATTTTAGAGAATCGGATACCACCAGATTTGATGCGCGATCGCATTATTCTGATTGGCGCTACCGGACAAAGTGCTAACGACTTATTCTTTACACCCTATAGTCAAAATACCATCGGTTCGCGTCAGCAAACACCGGGCGTGATTATTCATGCCAATATCGCCAGTCAGATTATTAGTGGGGCGATGGCGGGACGCCCTTTAATTAAGGCGATTGATGGACGCCCTTTAATTCCCTTCATTGATAGAATAAACCAACCGTCTTGGCTGACAATTTGGGTTGATCCAGTCGAGTGGTTATGGATTGTAGTCTGGTCTTTTATTGGTGCTGGAGGAAGCTGGAAACTCCAACAAGCGAACCAATTCGCGGATAGGATTTTTCCCCGCTGGATGGTTGTCGGTTTCGGCACGTTCTTCATGAGTAGCATCCTGGTGGTTGGCAGTTATGGGGCGTTTCTCGTTAACTGGTGGTTGCCCGTGGTTTCGCCGCTTGTGGCATTAATCGGATCATCAATGGCGATCGCACTTTACCAAACCTGGGAATTGCAGCGCTACAATGCTGACTTAGAAATATTACTCGAAACCACCACGGCTCATTCCGATGCGATTGAGGAGGAGTTACATCAACAAGCCGAAGAAGCCGCACGGGAAAGTGAACGCCGCTTAGCCCAATTCCTGGAAGCGGTTCCGGTTGGCGTAGCGGTATTAGATGCAACCGGAAAAACCTATTACCTGAATCAACGGGCGCAACAGTTAATGGGTAAAGGCGTGGTTCCTGATACCTTTGCTGAACAATTCGCTGAGGTCTATCAATTTTATATTGCTGGAACTGAACAACTCTATCCGGCGGACTTATTGCCCGTGGTGCAAGCGTTAATGGGAGAAAGTGCCACGGCTGATGACATTGAAATTCACCAGGGCGATCAGATTATTCCGATTGAAGCTTGGGGTATCCCAATTTTTGATGAAGGGGGCAAAGTCACCTTTGCGATCGCGGCGTTTCAAGATATTACTGAACGGAAAAAAGCTGAAATTGAACGCAAGGATTTCACGGCTCAACTCCTGCAACTGAATCAAGCCTATGAACGGTTTGTCCCAGAAAATTTCCTGAAATTGCTGGACAAGAAAAGTATTGTCGATGTCAAACTCGGCGAGGCGGTGCAGAAGGAAATGTCAATTCTATTTTCGGACATTCGTTCCTTCACCACTCTCTCGGAACGGATGAGTTTAGAGGATAATTTTAAATTTATCAATGCCTATCTGTCGCGCATGGAACCCGCTATTGTCGAACATGATGGCTTTATTGATAAATATATCGGTGATGCGATTATGGCGCTATTTAATGGTAGTGCGGATGATGCGGTTCGCGCCGGAATTGATATGTTAAATCGGTTGACTGATTATAATAAAACGCGGCAACGCCCGGATCGTCCCCCGATTCAGATTGGGATTGGGATTAACACTGGTTCGCTGATGCTGGGAACCGTGGGCGGACACAATCGCATGGATGGTACTGTGATTAGTGATGCGGTTAATTTAGCGGCTCGCTTAGAACAGCTTACCAAAGAATATGGGGTATCCTTATTAATTTCTCATCACACGTTTTTACAGCTAAATCATCCAGTTGAATATGCTTTCCGGATTATCGGTCAAGTCCAGGTTAAGGGCAAAAGTGAAATGGTCTCTGTTTTTGAAATATTTGAGGCAGATCCACCAGAACTGCGCTCGGTCAAGTTAATGACGAAGCCTGATTTTGAGAAGGCTTTATTTCTATATAGTAAACGTTTATTTAAAGAATCTGCCCAAATTTTTCAAGAGTGTTTACAGATTAATCCCGTTGATCAAGTAGCTCAAATTTATTTAGATGCTTGTCAGAAACAGGGTGAAGATTGA
- a CDS encoding ABC transporter substrate-binding protein, producing the protein MKFPLSRQKRQIIQFLGLFCCCCILIISCGGQNTPTDNAASSVTSISSPERIAVGSVAKPRTLDPADAYEVAISDIITSLGDRLYTYEGDTDTLIPQLATELPQVSDDGLTYTIPVRQGVTFHDGTPFNADAMAFSLRRFSENGGKPSALLSNVMESVEATGEYELTIKLKNDFAPFPYLLAFPGLSAVSPQAYEIGQGKFKPNDFVGTGPYKLVSFEPNLVKVDVFEDYWGEKPPNQGIDFQFLSSPANLYNSFTTGAVDIAYRDLDADQILSLKEDAESKGYQVLEKPSSRVDYMVLNVKQKPLDQVEVRQAIAALVDRPLIIDRVYRGQAEPAYSIIPDTFATSKPVFKEPYGDGNVEKAKELLTQAGFSAENPFEFEIWYSSDSPQRQQIVTLIKEYAEQKMEGLMQVKPQSVESATLFGNIPKGIYPSYLVAWFPDFGDADNYVSPFFSCTKGSAETGCQEGASQSQGFFYYSEKMNQLIEAQRKEQDPQARQELFEQIQELIAQDVPMVPLLQKKEFAFAQDSLQNVEINPIIGISFWQVDKNA; encoded by the coding sequence ATGAAATTTCCCTTATCTCGTCAGAAACGGCAGATTATTCAATTTCTCGGTTTATTCTGCTGCTGTTGCATCCTGATTATTAGTTGTGGTGGGCAAAATACACCCACTGATAATGCTGCAAGTTCCGTCACTAGCATCAGTAGCCCTGAACGCATCGCTGTGGGTTCCGTTGCCAAACCCCGAACCCTTGACCCCGCTGATGCCTATGAAGTGGCGATTAGCGATATTATTACCAGCTTAGGCGATCGCCTCTATACCTACGAGGGGGATACAGATACGCTAATTCCCCAACTGGCGACAGAACTCCCGCAAGTCAGTGATGATGGGTTAACCTACACGATTCCTGTGCGTCAGGGTGTTACCTTCCATGATGGCACACCCTTTAACGCAGACGCCATGGCATTTTCCTTGAGGCGGTTTAGTGAAAACGGCGGTAAACCTTCCGCCCTACTTTCTAACGTCATGGAATCCGTAGAAGCCACAGGGGAATACGAACTCACAATCAAGCTAAAAAATGACTTTGCTCCCTTCCCTTACCTACTAGCCTTTCCTGGATTAAGTGCAGTTTCGCCTCAAGCTTATGAAATTGGGCAAGGCAAATTTAAACCCAATGATTTTGTGGGAACAGGTCCCTATAAACTGGTTTCCTTTGAGCCAAATTTAGTCAAAGTGGATGTATTTGAGGACTATTGGGGAGAAAAACCGCCCAATCAAGGGATTGACTTTCAGTTTCTCAGCAGTCCCGCTAACTTGTATAATTCCTTTACCACAGGTGCGGTTGATATTGCTTATCGTGACTTAGATGCCGATCAAATTCTCAGCCTCAAAGAGGATGCTGAATCGAAAGGGTATCAGGTACTAGAAAAGCCCAGCAGTCGTGTAGACTATATGGTGCTAAATGTCAAGCAGAAACCCTTAGATCAGGTAGAAGTCCGACAAGCGATCGCGGCGTTAGTGGATCGCCCGTTAATCATTGATCGCGTCTATCGGGGTCAAGCTGAACCCGCTTACAGTATTATTCCCGACACCTTTGCCACCAGCAAACCTGTATTTAAGGAACCTTATGGGGATGGCAATGTGGAAAAGGCAAAAGAACTTCTAACCCAAGCTGGTTTTTCTGCCGAAAATCCGTTTGAATTTGAAATTTGGTACAGTTCCGATAGCCCCCAGCGCCAACAAATTGTTACCCTTATCAAAGAATATGCCGAGCAAAAAATGGAGGGTTTGATGCAAGTTAAACCGCAATCTGTTGAATCTGCTACCCTCTTTGGTAATATTCCCAAAGGCATTTATCCCAGCTATTTAGTCGCTTGGTTCCCAGATTTTGGCGATGCAGATAATTACGTCAGTCCTTTTTTCAGTTGTACGAAAGGCTCAGCGGAAACTGGATGTCAGGAAGGAGCTAGTCAAAGTCAAGGTTTCTTCTATTACAGTGAGAAAATGAACCAACTCATTGAGGCGCAACGAAAGGAACAAGATCCCCAGGCGCGACAAGAACTATTTGAGCAAATTCAAGAGCTAATCGCTCAAGATGTGCCGATGGTTCCCTTATTGCAGAAAAAAGAATTTGCGTTTGCTCAAGACAGCTTACAGAACGTAGAAATTAACCCAATTATTGGTATCTCGTTTTGGCAAGTTGACAAAAATGCTTAA